One Mesorhizobium sp. L-2-11 genomic region harbors:
- the mgtE gene encoding magnesium transporter, producing the protein MEGQNEQTTGARAAEESSDIYGEDGAILSSFLAAIGAAIADRDTLTLKREVDDLHQSELGDLLEALHPEQRRALVELLGADFDFSALTEVDEAIRRDIVDSLPNAQIAQGVQELDSDDAVYILEDLEKEDQDEILSQLPFTERIRLRRSLDYPEETAGRRMQTEFVAVPPFWTIGQTIDYMREDNNLPDRFSQIFVIDPSFKLLGAIDLDQILRTKRSIKVEEVMHETRHAIPATMDQEEAAREFEQYDLLSAAVVDENERLVGVLTIDDVVDVIQQEAEEDLLRMGGVGDEELSDSILSTSRSRVPWLLVNLLTAFLAASVIGLFDRTIEHIVALAVLMPIVAGMGGNAGSQTMTVTVRALATRDLDIYNAGRIIRREMGVGFINGIIFAILIGIVAAAWFRDPNLGGIIAAAMIINMFVAALAGILIPLLLDRFKIDPAVASAVFVTTVTDVVGFFAFLGLATWWFGV; encoded by the coding sequence GTGGAAGGCCAGAACGAACAGACGACCGGCGCCAGGGCCGCTGAGGAAAGCTCCGACATCTATGGCGAGGACGGCGCCATTCTGTCGTCGTTCCTTGCCGCGATCGGCGCGGCGATCGCCGATCGCGACACGCTGACGCTGAAGCGTGAAGTCGATGACCTGCACCAATCCGAACTCGGCGACCTGCTGGAGGCGCTCCATCCCGAACAGCGCCGCGCGCTGGTCGAATTGCTGGGCGCCGACTTCGATTTTTCCGCGCTGACCGAGGTCGATGAGGCGATCCGCCGCGACATCGTCGACAGCCTGCCCAACGCACAGATTGCCCAGGGGGTGCAGGAGCTCGATTCCGACGACGCGGTCTACATCCTCGAGGACCTCGAAAAGGAAGACCAGGACGAGATCCTGTCGCAACTGCCGTTCACCGAGCGGATCAGGCTGCGCCGCTCGCTCGACTATCCCGAAGAGACCGCCGGCCGCCGCATGCAGACCGAGTTCGTCGCGGTGCCGCCATTCTGGACGATCGGCCAGACCATCGACTACATGCGCGAGGACAACAACCTTCCCGACCGCTTCAGCCAGATTTTCGTCATCGATCCGAGCTTCAAGCTGCTCGGCGCCATCGACCTCGACCAGATCCTGCGCACCAAGCGGTCGATCAAGGTCGAAGAGGTCATGCATGAGACCAGGCACGCCATTCCGGCGACGATGGACCAGGAAGAGGCGGCACGCGAGTTCGAACAATACGACCTTCTCTCCGCTGCCGTCGTCGACGAGAACGAGCGGCTGGTCGGCGTGCTGACCATCGACGACGTGGTCGACGTCATCCAGCAGGAAGCCGAGGAGGATCTGCTGCGCATGGGCGGCGTCGGCGACGAAGAACTGTCGGACAGCATCCTTTCGACCTCGCGCTCGCGCGTTCCGTGGCTGCTCGTCAACCTTCTGACGGCGTTCCTGGCGGCCTCGGTGATCGGCCTGTTCGACCGCACGATCGAGCACATCGTGGCGCTGGCCGTGCTGATGCCGATCGTCGCCGGCATGGGCGGCAATGCCGGCTCGCAGACCATGACGGTTACGGTGCGGGCGCTGGCGACCAGGGACCTCGACATCTACAATGCCGGCCGCATCATCCGTCGCGAGATGGGGGTGGGCTTCATCAACGGCATCATCTTCGCCATCCTGATCGGCATCGTCGCGGCCGCCTGGTTCCGCGATCCCAATCTGGGCGGCATCATCGCCGCGGCGATGATCATCAACATGTTCGTGGCCGCGCTTGCCGGCATCCTGATCCCGCTGCTGCTCGACCGGTTCAAGATCGACCCGGCCGTGGCTTCGGCGGTCTTCGTCACGACGGTCACCGACGTCGTCGGCTTCTTTGCCTTTCTCGGCCTCGCCACCTGGTGGTTCGGCGTGTGA
- a CDS encoding MerR family transcriptional regulator, which translates to MREYYSITELTREFDVSTRTLRFYEDEGLVQPVRRGRTRLFRPSDRHLIRQIMRGKRLGFSINEIREIIQMYKEPPGEVGQLNLMIKRIEEKREDLRQKRRDLEETLAELDQAEESCVERLVELGVNT; encoded by the coding sequence ATGCGGGAATACTATTCGATAACCGAACTGACCCGCGAATTCGATGTTTCGACGCGGACGCTGCGCTTTTATGAGGACGAGGGGCTGGTGCAGCCGGTACGGCGCGGCCGCACGCGACTGTTTCGCCCGTCGGACCGGCACCTCATCCGCCAGATCATGCGCGGCAAGAGGCTCGGCTTTTCGATCAACGAAATCCGCGAAATCATCCAGATGTACAAGGAGCCGCCCGGCGAGGTCGGTCAACTCAATCTGATGATCAAGCGCATCGAGGAAAAGCGTGAGGATCTGCGCCAGAAGCGCCGCGACCTCGAAGAGACCCTGGCCGAACTCGACCAGGCCGAAGAGTCCTGCGTCGAGCGGCTGGTGGAGCTTGGCGTCAACACCTGA
- a CDS encoding methyltransferase family protein, producing the protein MTDHQQKPGQQKPGQQKPGGIPWPPLIYIAAIAVSIALGLLYPLPWIGGLLGDILFAAGWVALFGVVALWFTAIRTMIRAKTTLHPNAVPDHLVTTGPFAVSRNPIYLANTLLMIGVALISGNPWFLPLAIIAAFATQKMAIEGEEKVLATKFGKKYRDYAKKVRRWI; encoded by the coding sequence ATGACCGACCATCAGCAGAAACCGGGCCAACAGAAACCGGGACAGCAAAAACCGGGGGGTATACCGTGGCCGCCGCTGATCTATATCGCGGCCATCGCCGTCAGCATTGCGCTTGGCTTGCTTTATCCGCTGCCATGGATCGGCGGCCTTTTGGGCGACATCCTGTTCGCAGCCGGCTGGGTGGCATTGTTCGGCGTCGTCGCACTCTGGTTCACGGCGATCCGCACCATGATCCGGGCAAAGACGACGCTCCATCCGAACGCCGTGCCGGACCATCTGGTGACGACAGGCCCCTTCGCCGTCAGCCGCAATCCGATCTATCTGGCCAACACGCTGCTGATGATCGGCGTCGCCCTTATCTCGGGCAACCCATGGTTCCTGCCGCTGGCGATCATCGCCGCCTTCGCAACGCAAAAAATGGCGATCGAGGGCGAGGAAAAAGTTCTGGCAACGAAATTCGGCAAGAAATACCGGGATTACGCGAAAAAGGTGCGGCGCTGGATTTGA
- a CDS encoding DUF1624 domain-containing protein codes for MTIPMPAVHDRSRRIIAIDVARGIALLAMASYHFTWDLEFFGYTDPGLTAFGWWKFYARCIASTFLFLVGVSLFLAHGKQIRWNGFWKRFAMVAGAALAISAATRFFTPDSFIFFGILHEIALASLLGLAFLRLPALLTLVVAAFVITAPLYLRSEIFDHPVLWWVGLSATNPRSNDYVPLFPWFGAVLVGIAAAKLAFASGVLTRLAGLTPGRWTNPLVFIGRHSLAFYLIHQPVLIGSIWLFSQVMPAAVETRQVAFQKECQASCEQSRDTKFCTSYCVCMLDTLEGEATLDRLYRNDQAAEWQAHLDELAGACTAKADSTLMEGGAQ; via the coding sequence ATGACCATTCCTATGCCGGCCGTTCACGACCGATCCAGGCGCATCATCGCTATCGACGTCGCCCGCGGCATCGCTTTGCTTGCCATGGCGAGCTACCATTTCACCTGGGATCTCGAATTCTTCGGCTACACCGATCCCGGCCTGACTGCCTTTGGCTGGTGGAAGTTCTACGCGCGCTGCATCGCTTCGACCTTCCTGTTCCTGGTCGGCGTCAGCCTGTTCCTCGCCCATGGCAAACAAATCCGCTGGAACGGCTTTTGGAAACGCTTCGCCATGGTCGCCGGGGCTGCGCTCGCCATATCGGCGGCCACAAGGTTTTTCACGCCCGACAGTTTCATCTTCTTCGGCATCCTGCACGAGATCGCGCTCGCCAGCCTGCTCGGCCTGGCGTTCCTGCGGCTGCCGGCGCTGCTGACGCTGGTTGTCGCAGCTTTCGTCATCACCGCGCCGCTCTACCTCAGGTCGGAGATCTTCGATCATCCGGTCCTGTGGTGGGTCGGCCTGTCGGCAACCAACCCGCGCTCCAACGATTATGTCCCGCTGTTTCCATGGTTCGGCGCCGTGCTTGTCGGCATCGCAGCGGCAAAGCTTGCCTTCGCCTCCGGCGTGCTGACGCGGCTGGCGGGCCTGACGCCCGGCCGCTGGACCAATCCGCTGGTCTTTATCGGCCGGCACAGCCTCGCCTTCTATCTGATCCACCAGCCGGTGCTGATCGGCTCGATCTGGCTGTTTTCGCAAGTCATGCCGGCAGCGGTCGAAACCAGGCAGGTCGCCTTCCAGAAAGAGTGCCAGGCATCGTGCGAGCAATCGCGCGACACGAAGTTCTGCACCAGCTATTGTGTCTGCATGCTCGATACGCTCGAGGGCGAGGCCACGCTTGATCGGCTCTACCGCAACGACCAGGCTGCGGAATGGCAGGCGCACCTCGACGAGCTCGCCGGCGCCTGCACTGCCAAAGCCGACAGCACTTTGATGGAGGGAGGAGCACAATGA